From Calothrix sp. PCC 6303, a single genomic window includes:
- a CDS encoding ABC transporter substrate-binding protein produces the protein MMKRITSRRNILRGLAAIFGFSLAGCGWKLGNIRAASNTISRDVLRLYSWTQYTDDKELIKTFIRQTGISLFADLYDSNEIMLAKIKAGGGADYSVIYPSDYIVQEMLDANLLAEINHQKLVGIDNLFPQFQNPPYDPNNRYSIPFTWGTTGFIYNSEKLTTPPEDWEYIWQNRDILNKRMTLMNDSREVMGAALKMLGYSYNATDETQIKAAYEKLKEIKDSISSFDTDAWRSKIVTGDLDLAMSYSSDAIKLTKENPKLKYVIPKSGTSLWTDTLVIMKTAPNPDGAYAWINYLLQPEVSAKLTQNQSLATPNRAAFEQLPAAIQNNTNLFPSQSLLEKCDRMSPLGDTLEIYERYWTELTSS, from the coding sequence ATGATGAAGAGAATAACTAGTAGAAGAAATATCCTGAGAGGATTAGCAGCAATTTTTGGATTTTCCCTTGCAGGTTGCGGTTGGAAATTAGGAAATATCCGTGCAGCGAGCAATACAATTAGCCGGGACGTACTCCGTCTCTATTCATGGACACAATACACCGACGACAAAGAATTAATAAAAACCTTTATCAGGCAAACTGGAATTAGTCTATTTGCTGATTTATACGATTCAAATGAAATAATGCTGGCAAAAATAAAAGCAGGTGGAGGTGCTGATTACAGCGTTATTTATCCATCTGATTATATTGTCCAGGAAATGTTAGATGCAAACTTATTAGCAGAAATCAATCATCAGAAACTAGTAGGAATTGATAACTTATTTCCGCAATTCCAAAATCCACCATACGATCCAAATAATCGTTATAGTATCCCCTTTACTTGGGGAACAACAGGCTTTATTTATAATTCCGAAAAATTAACAACCCCCCCTGAAGATTGGGAATATATTTGGCAAAACCGCGACATACTCAACAAGCGGATGACATTAATGAATGATTCTCGTGAAGTGATGGGTGCGGCATTAAAAATGCTGGGTTATTCCTACAATGCAACAGACGAAACTCAAATAAAAGCAGCATACGAGAAACTCAAAGAAATCAAAGACTCAATTTCATCCTTTGATACCGATGCATGGAGAAGTAAAATAGTTACTGGAGACTTAGACTTAGCAATGTCTTACTCCAGCGATGCCATAAAACTTACCAAAGAGAATCCAAAATTAAAATACGTAATTCCCAAAAGTGGGACATCTTTGTGGACAGACACACTAGTAATCATGAAAACAGCACCCAACCCCGACGGTGCTTACGCATGGATAAACTACTTACTTCAGCCAGAAGTATCAGCCAAACTCACCCAAAACCAGAGTTTAGCAACACCCAACCGTGCAGCATTTGAGCAACTGCCAGCAGCAATCCAGAATAACACCAACCTATTCCCCTCACAATCACTCCTGGAAAAATGCGATCGCATGTCACCATTAGGAGACACCCTAGAAATATACGAACGTTATTGGACAGAACTAACCAGCAGCTAA
- a CDS encoding ABC transporter ATP-binding protein codes for MSQSVTQEQENAAVLEPLSVELRNVFKFFNQEAAVQGVDLDVKQGEFFSILGPSGCGKTTTLRLIAGFETVDAGQVSICGQPMTNVPPYRRPVNTVFQSYALFKHLSVWENVAFGLKLKKIRKKELESRVNEALELVRMDGLRSRFPSQLSGGQQQRVALARALVNLPAVLLLDEPLGALDLKLRKEMQVELSNLHRDLGLTFIMVTHDQEEALSLSDRIAVMNQGKVEQIGTPSEIYERPRTAFVADFIGDTNLFEGEITGIEADNLQVTTKTGLKIVVARSESSPTDLSQSVTISIRPEKIQLSLYRPSIQINCFEGQLINVMYLGTRVNYIVELAQGKRITVTQPNTFGILPEPDMPIYAWWTETDGIPIG; via the coding sequence ATGTCTCAATCTGTAACACAAGAACAGGAAAATGCGGCGGTTTTAGAACCGCTTAGTGTTGAGTTACGGAATGTTTTTAAATTTTTTAACCAAGAAGCAGCCGTACAAGGAGTTGATTTGGATGTTAAGCAAGGTGAGTTTTTTAGCATCTTAGGTCCTTCCGGTTGTGGAAAAACTACTACATTGCGTTTAATTGCTGGTTTTGAGACAGTTGATGCAGGTCAGGTATCAATTTGTGGACAGCCTATGACTAATGTTCCACCTTACCGTCGTCCCGTCAATACCGTATTTCAAAGTTATGCATTATTTAAGCATTTAAGTGTATGGGAAAATGTAGCATTTGGTTTGAAATTAAAAAAAATACGTAAAAAAGAATTAGAAAGTCGGGTAAACGAGGCTTTAGAATTGGTGAGAATGGACGGATTGCGATCGCGCTTTCCATCGCAGCTTTCTGGAGGGCAACAACAACGGGTTGCTTTAGCGCGTGCGTTGGTAAATCTTCCGGCAGTGTTGTTGCTAGATGAACCCTTGGGAGCTTTAGATTTAAAATTACGTAAGGAAATGCAGGTTGAATTATCGAACCTGCATCGAGACTTAGGGTTGACCTTTATTATGGTGACACATGACCAGGAGGAAGCGCTGTCATTAAGCGATCGCATTGCCGTAATGAACCAGGGTAAAGTGGAACAGATAGGAACCCCCAGTGAAATCTATGAAAGACCCCGCACTGCTTTTGTCGCTGATTTTATTGGTGATACCAACCTATTTGAAGGTGAAATTACCGGGATTGAAGCTGATAATCTTCAGGTGACAACTAAAACCGGATTAAAAATAGTTGTTGCCCGTAGTGAATCATCTCCAACAGATTTATCTCAATCAGTAACTATTAGTATCCGTCCTGAAAAAATTCAACTATCGCTTTATAGACCAAGTATTCAGATTAACTGTTTTGAAGGGCAGTTAATTAATGTCATGTATTTAGGAACTCGCGTTAATTATATCGTTGAGTTGGCACAAGGAAAACGAATCACCGTGACTCAACCAAACACTTTTGGAATTTTACCAGAACCCGACATGCCAATTTATGCATGGTGGACGGAAACGGATGGAATACCAATTGGGTAA